In the genome of Paenibacillus pabuli, one region contains:
- a CDS encoding phosphatidate cytidylyltransferase, which translates to MKQRLTTGIIAGVLFLGFCMLGGPWYHGLVLLMALIGYYEFVRMTGVQPFSGVALIGYAGIFAIVFPWEMVWEARPLTLFQIGWLVMLVLMTASVVTKNKIPVNTVAMLFLGVMYIGIGFYYIAESRHLHHGLFWTFLLLGSIWASDAGAYFVGKMIGKNKLWPSISPNKTVEGALGGIVIAVVTSVVFAWVSDGLLSWQRAIWIGIACAVVGQMGDLIQSAYKRVYNIKDSGNLLPGHGGILDRCDSWIVVFPFVHILMLLPY; encoded by the coding sequence TTGAAACAGCGATTAACGACAGGAATCATAGCAGGTGTGTTGTTCTTGGGTTTTTGCATGCTGGGCGGACCCTGGTACCATGGCTTGGTATTGCTTATGGCTCTCATCGGTTATTATGAATTTGTGAGAATGACCGGGGTACAGCCTTTTTCAGGTGTAGCCCTAATCGGTTATGCAGGTATATTTGCGATTGTATTTCCTTGGGAAATGGTATGGGAAGCCAGACCGTTAACGTTATTCCAGATCGGCTGGCTTGTGATGCTAGTATTAATGACGGCCTCTGTTGTAACTAAAAATAAGATCCCTGTAAATACTGTTGCCATGCTCTTTCTGGGAGTAATGTATATTGGAATCGGTTTTTATTACATTGCGGAATCCAGACATTTGCATCATGGGTTGTTCTGGACGTTTCTGCTTTTGGGCTCCATTTGGGCGAGTGATGCAGGTGCCTATTTTGTAGGGAAAATGATCGGAAAGAACAAACTCTGGCCTTCGATCAGTCCTAACAAAACGGTGGAAGGTGCGCTGGGTGGTATTGTGATCGCGGTAGTCACTTCTGTTGTTTTTGCATGGGTGTCGGACGGCTTGTTGTCTTGGCAAAGAGCGATATGGATTGGAATTGCTTGCGCGGTTGTAGGACAGATGGGAGATCTGATTCAATCTGCATACAAACGTGTGTATAACATCAAGGATTCCGGCAATCTGCTCCCGGGGCATGGTGGTATTCTGGATCGATGCGACAGCTGGATTGTCGTTTTTCCATTCGTACATATACTAATGCTTCTGCCCTATTAA
- a CDS encoding 1-deoxy-D-xylulose-5-phosphate reductoisomerase, whose translation MKKIAILGSTGSIGTQTLDVVDMHPERFQVEGLAAGGNIELLIEQAKRYRPKKVSVGSKELAETVVSHLPAGTQLFYGKEGLVEVAAGTDADTVVTAVMGSVGLESTLAAIDAGKQIGLANKETLITAGHIVTARAAAKGVPILPVDSEHSAIFQCLNGEPRERVMGITLTASGGSFRHLTRGQLKEVTVEDALKHPNWSMGSKITIDSATMVNKGLEVIEAHWLFGLSYDQIDVLLHPESIIHSYVEFNDTSIIAQLGNPDMRVPIQYALTYPDRLPSPSQRLSLAQAGKLHFSEMDMERFPCLRMAYECGKMGGTATTAFNAANEVAVARFLRKEISFLKIEDIIASVLEAHHNVDEPDLEEIARCDQESRQLAFSL comes from the coding sequence ATGAAAAAAATTGCGATTCTCGGGTCAACCGGTTCCATTGGAACCCAGACACTGGATGTAGTCGATATGCATCCCGAACGCTTTCAAGTAGAGGGACTGGCTGCTGGAGGCAATATAGAGCTGCTGATTGAGCAAGCGAAACGTTATCGCCCCAAAAAGGTATCCGTTGGTTCGAAAGAGCTGGCAGAGACCGTGGTATCGCATTTGCCTGCTGGAACGCAGCTTTTTTATGGCAAAGAAGGATTAGTGGAAGTAGCCGCTGGAACGGATGCAGATACAGTTGTTACTGCTGTAATGGGGAGTGTCGGGCTTGAGTCAACCCTTGCTGCTATTGATGCAGGCAAACAGATCGGTCTGGCAAACAAAGAGACGCTAATTACAGCAGGCCACATTGTTACTGCCAGAGCGGCTGCGAAAGGGGTGCCGATTCTGCCTGTGGATAGTGAGCACTCGGCTATCTTCCAATGTCTGAATGGAGAACCTCGTGAACGTGTTATGGGAATAACGCTTACGGCTTCTGGAGGCTCTTTCCGTCATTTGACCCGAGGACAGCTTAAGGAAGTTACCGTAGAAGATGCGCTCAAACATCCAAATTGGTCCATGGGATCGAAGATCACGATAGACTCAGCGACAATGGTGAATAAAGGTCTGGAAGTAATTGAAGCGCATTGGCTGTTTGGACTAAGTTATGATCAGATTGATGTGTTGCTTCACCCGGAGAGCATCATTCATTCCTACGTGGAGTTCAATGATACGAGCATTATTGCTCAACTTGGCAACCCGGACATGCGTGTTCCCATCCAGTATGCATTGACCTATCCAGACCGTCTGCCATCACCTTCTCAACGTCTGTCCCTAGCGCAAGCAGGTAAGTTGCATTTCAGCGAGATGGATATGGAACGGTTCCCTTGTTTAAGAATGGCATATGAGTGTGGTAAAATGGGGGGGACAGCAACAACGGCGTTTAATGCAGCCAACGAGGTTGCCGTAGCCCGTTTCTTGCGTAAAGAGATTTCGTTCCTTAAAATAGAGGATATTATTGCTTCTGTGCTGGAAGCACACCACAATGTGGACGAGCCTGATCTGGAGGAAATTGCAAGATGTGATCAGGAGAGTCGTCAACTTGCGTTCAGTCTGTAA
- a CDS encoding isoprenyl transferase, with product MIKRVRSWWNGADKQETLTISEDNIPQHVAIIMDGNGRWAKRLGLPRIAGHQNGMKAVKRATIAADELGIKYLTMYAFSTENWTRPKEEVDFLMRLPQEFLAIELDELIEKNVRIRMMGQEEHLPSHTINALREAIRLTEHNTGLVLNFAMNYGSRREMTDCVKQIALQVKSGELSAEDITPELIDRHMLTGDMPDPDLLIRTSGELRLSNFMLWQLAYSELWFTDIYWPEFGKKHLLEAVAEYQRRTRRYGGLK from the coding sequence ATGATCAAACGGGTTCGGTCGTGGTGGAATGGGGCTGACAAGCAGGAAACGCTGACTATATCCGAGGATAATATCCCGCAGCACGTCGCCATCATTATGGACGGCAATGGACGATGGGCGAAACGTTTGGGTCTCCCACGAATAGCTGGCCACCAGAATGGGATGAAGGCTGTTAAACGTGCGACCATCGCGGCGGATGAACTGGGCATCAAATATCTGACGATGTACGCTTTTTCGACAGAAAACTGGACGCGTCCAAAAGAAGAAGTGGATTTTCTGATGCGGCTTCCGCAAGAATTTTTGGCGATAGAGCTGGATGAACTTATAGAAAAAAATGTACGCATCCGTATGATGGGTCAAGAGGAGCACTTGCCTTCCCATACCATTAATGCCTTGCGTGAAGCTATTCGTCTTACGGAACATAACACAGGGCTTGTTTTGAATTTTGCAATGAACTACGGAAGTCGTCGCGAAATGACGGACTGTGTCAAACAGATCGCTCTGCAGGTAAAGTCGGGGGAACTATCGGCAGAGGACATTACACCTGAACTCATTGACAGACATATGCTTACTGGAGATATGCCTGATCCGGATTTGCTAATCCGGACGAGTGGGGAGTTAAGATTAAGTAATTTTATGCTTTGGCAGCTTGCATATAGCGAATTATGGTTTACGGATATATACTGGCCCGAATTTGGCAAAAAGCATTTGCTTGAAGCAGTAGCCGAATATCAGCGCAGAACAAGGCGTTACGGCGGTTTGAAATAG
- the rseP gene encoding RIP metalloprotease RseP — protein METIQVVFLTVLMFFVIVTVHEWGHYYFAKRAGILVREFAIGFGPKLFSYKRNETQFTLRLLPFGGYARMAGEDPELVEIQEGQTIAVRPTDDQVKMIYLDQLDNRKNVIRGEVISIDMENALKLQLDVDGEIQQYRIHPQAMLVSRGKQTQIAPKDRQFGSKTVGQRAMAIFAGPLMNFILAFVLFAVYAQMAGVVVENPKNLVIGEVLEGGAADQANLQKGDIIETINGTAIGTDSQKMVTMIADSKDKPMEWTLRRGDETFNITITPRAVEGQEGGKVGIVPTLPTRSVGFVETFKVSGIAMVDTTKVIFEGFKHLINQFNMDDIGGPVRTFEVTGQIAKQGIEQLTRWAAILSLYLGIFNLLPIPALDGSRLVFLGIEGLRGRPVDPNREGMVHFIGFAMLFVLMLAVTYNDILRLING, from the coding sequence TTGGAAACCATACAAGTGGTATTTCTAACGGTGCTCATGTTCTTTGTCATCGTGACGGTTCATGAATGGGGACATTATTACTTTGCCAAACGCGCCGGTATTCTTGTAAGGGAATTTGCGATCGGTTTTGGTCCCAAATTGTTCTCATATAAAAGAAACGAGACCCAGTTCACACTGCGGTTGCTGCCATTTGGTGGATATGCACGAATGGCAGGGGAAGACCCGGAACTGGTAGAGATTCAAGAAGGTCAGACCATTGCAGTAAGACCGACTGATGACCAAGTCAAAATGATCTACCTCGATCAATTGGATAACCGAAAAAATGTAATTCGTGGTGAAGTAATTTCCATTGATATGGAGAATGCATTGAAATTACAACTTGATGTGGATGGCGAAATTCAACAGTACCGGATACATCCACAAGCGATGTTGGTGAGTCGTGGCAAACAAACCCAGATTGCACCCAAAGACCGCCAATTTGGCAGTAAAACGGTGGGGCAGCGGGCCATGGCTATCTTTGCGGGACCTCTCATGAATTTCATCCTGGCCTTTGTGTTGTTTGCAGTATATGCGCAAATGGCAGGTGTTGTCGTGGAGAATCCGAAAAATCTCGTGATTGGTGAAGTGCTTGAAGGCGGAGCTGCGGACCAGGCGAATCTGCAAAAGGGAGATATCATTGAGACCATTAATGGTACTGCCATTGGTACGGATTCGCAAAAAATGGTCACAATGATTGCCGATTCCAAAGACAAACCGATGGAATGGACACTGCGTCGGGGAGATGAAACGTTTAATATAACGATTACGCCTCGTGCCGTAGAAGGACAAGAGGGAGGCAAGGTGGGTATTGTACCAACATTGCCAACCCGATCTGTTGGGTTTGTGGAAACCTTTAAAGTGTCAGGGATAGCGATGGTCGATACGACCAAAGTGATCTTTGAAGGCTTCAAACATTTGATCAATCAGTTTAACATGGATGACATTGGGGGACCTGTACGTACATTTGAAGTAACAGGTCAAATTGCGAAGCAGGGGATTGAGCAGTTAACGAGATGGGCAGCTATTTTGAGTCTGTACCTCGGGATTTTCAATCTGTTGCCGATTCCTGCGCTGGATGGAAGCCGTCTTGTATTCCTTGGAATTGAAGGGCTGCGGGGCAGACCAGTTGATCCCAACCGGGAAGGCATGGTTCATTTTATCGGTTTTGCCATGTTGTTTGTGCTCATGTTGGCAGTAACATATAATGATATATTACGTTTAATTAACGGATAA
- the frr gene encoding ribosome recycling factor yields the protein MPQAVKKHAEERMDKAIQALRRDLATLRAGRATPALLDRIQVEYYGAMTPLNQLANISTPDSRTLMIQPWDKSSMGDIERAIMKSDLGLTPANDGTMIRLSIPALTEERRQELVKLTKKFGEEGKVAIRNIRRDANDDIKKMEKSDISEDESRRHQDDIQKSTDKFIAEVDKVLAAKEKEIMEV from the coding sequence ATGCCACAAGCGGTTAAAAAACATGCCGAAGAACGTATGGATAAAGCGATTCAAGCGTTACGACGTGATCTTGCCACTTTGCGTGCAGGTCGTGCAACTCCGGCTCTTCTCGACCGGATTCAAGTGGAGTATTACGGTGCAATGACTCCGCTCAACCAATTGGCTAACATCAGCACACCGGATTCTCGGACACTGATGATCCAGCCGTGGGATAAATCCTCTATGGGGGACATTGAGCGTGCAATTATGAAATCCGATCTTGGCCTTACGCCAGCGAACGACGGAACGATGATTCGTCTGTCCATTCCAGCACTTACGGAAGAACGCAGACAAGAACTTGTGAAGTTGACGAAAAAGTTCGGTGAAGAAGGCAAAGTAGCCATTCGTAATATTCGCCGTGATGCGAATGATGATATTAAAAAAATGGAGAAGTCAGACATTTCCGAGGACGAGTCCCGGAGACATCAAGACGACATCCAAAAATCGACCGACAAGTTTATTGCTGAAGTCGATAAGGTACTCGCTGCCAAAGAAAAAGAAATCATGGAAGTGTAA